DNA sequence from the Leguminivora glycinivorella isolate SPB_JAAS2020 chromosome 13, LegGlyc_1.1, whole genome shotgun sequence genome:
ttgaaccatatgtttaaaaaaatatgaaaaaaatcataaaagtagaactttataaactttctaggaagattgttttgaacttgataggttcagtagtttttgagaaaaatacggaaaactacggaaccctacactgagcgtgacccgacacgctcttggccggtttttattttttgctctgTGTTGCCTTCCAAATATATTTACGCGCCGCCACTGGTATATACACAAGTATGATTTTCTTCCTTCCTTCCCTTTTCTTTAATGGTTTCTTGTAGTTTTAATAACATTATTATTGCTCCGATATGGTCAATATTACAGGATGGTAGTTGATATTTTTGTGTTTAgtgtaaaattttaaataatttccaaattaaaaaccAAAACAGATGTACAGTGTTATACCCAGTTACTAGCGACAGTTAAAACACACATTAAATTCACGTGGCTCAAGCATAGGTAATaattaaatcataatttattatatCTTTAAACAGAAGGCAGCATTCATGGTGCAAtataatcataatttaattaataatgcataaattatttaaacatgTGAATATATCGTCTACAATGTGAAaaatattcatataaagatacacaTTTCGTCGTTTACAATTTGATATCAGATAATCACATTGGTATTTCGTTCGTTATGCATGAATTGTTCCGAGATAATACGCCATGTGCTTTCTACTAGCATCATGTAAAAGAAAACGACGCCAATATAAAACCAAGGATTATGTACAGGTATTAAAGTATCGATGCCAAGAAAGTGCCAAAAGTATGTATACACAACTTTATatgttaaggcactggtcccacctcgagctagtaaactatgagctatcggctagaaaaacgaacaaaagataatcactcccgtgtaaataaaagagacacggcgatgtttatagttactcgcccagcggtgagctatcaatatcgccgtgtctcttttatttgcatggGAGTGCTTAtcatttgttcgtttttatagccgatagctcatagcttactagctggcggtgggaccagtgcctaaggttCTGGATACATATTACTCGCACTTTCATACCTTGATCATACCAGACTCATTTGTATTAATTTAATTAGCTTTTCAAAGCAGAATTTAGTCTTATTCTCATTACGGAATCTGTAGTCagaataaaagtaaataaaggCCTGCGGATAACATCTAAGATTATTATCTACCTCTTTATCGCTCTTGGATATAGGTacggatgctgataagcaataatgtgttaaCCCACATTCTTTATATCATAAAATATCAACTTAAAATGAACGCTTAGTGTTGGTACAGATCGTCTCCAATCCGTTAGTATTTGAATGGAAACCGAACGCAGTTTACATACAAATTACAGGCAGGTTGCAGTTCATCTGTATCAGCCCTTTAAGTTGACGATTCATTACAAAACGAATGTGGATTGAATAATATGTTTGCTTAAATTACATGCAATAAAGAGacagataattttattttattttttataggcCTTATTTTTCAAGCAGTCACACAAAGCGGTACACTCTAGCcacgatagatggcgctagtatcTGGGCGTAGTGACCTGCGCGGGAGTGAGAAAGGGCGGCACCTGCAGGAAGTTGGGGCGCGACGGCCGCGCGGGCACCGGCGGCGTGTCGAGTGTGTGGCCGCCGCTGGCATGCTGGCCGCCGACAACATTATTCTGGAAGAAAAGATAATAGGGTTAAAAGTTGTCCAAAAAGTAAAACCAGAGGGCGCTACTGTCCTATGCCGAACGGAATACCTAATGCAAAATTATGAGTACTATCAACTAAAAGCGAGATTTTTTTAGGCGGTTCAAGCTTTTGCTTAGATCTGATGCAATAAGTGAATGGCTGATGGAATAAAGTGGCATGGAAACCACATTTCCATATGATATAACGTTTAGAATACGACTCTTACCGGCTTGCTAAAGCACATCAATTTAGTCTAACCATTATATATTTACGATGATATGTGGCGTTCCACGCCTTAAACATTTTGACATTACTACACATTATTGTTTTGACTGTTAAAACTAATCACGTCTACGAAACGTCGACATCAAGGAATCGACCTAGACTGATAACAATGTTTGACACAACTTGATTGATCGACTTAACACCATTAAGTTTTCAAGTATCGTTCTCACCTTTTGTCCGGTGTCGGCGAGGTGAACATAACGTCATTATCCAGCGCCAGCGTAGGGTCGTGCGCCGGGTCAATCACCTCCTCCTTAACTCGCACCCCCTCCTCGATATACGGGTACTCCTCAAAGGGTTTCACATCGGGCGGACTAGGCGCGCGTCGCGCCAGTTTACACGTCCTCAGATGCGTTTGAAGGATGGTCTGGAGCTGGTCTTTATCTGCGTTTAGCTTTCTGATTTCTTCTTGTAACGCGTGTTTCTTTTCTTCGAGTTTATCAGTTTCATCTTGGAGTTCATTAGTGTGATCGAGTCTGCGTTTTCTACAGCGCGCGGCGGCCATCTTGTTGCGCTCGCGGCGGACCTTTCTCCTTTCCTCTTCCTCCGGGGAGATGTCCTGTGGGGCCTTGGTGGGTCGGCGGCCGCCCATGTTGCGGCGCTTGGGCGCGGGGCCGGGGCTGCAGCTGCTGTCGCCGCTGGCGGAGAGCGGGCCCGGCGACACATGCAGCGCCGTCGTCGGGCCCGCGTCGCAGTAGCCCCCTGGATTCAGGATGCCTGGAATGGACAAAGGAGTTGATTAGATATGTATAAAGAAAACTTTTAAGATGCTGTATGGATGAGGACGTGGTTTATTTACGTGTTTGTAGGTAGCATTAGTGGCAACTTCTTCCTTGCCATGACAAATGTTTTACAGCGCGCTGCAGCGCAATAATATAACAAACCACCAGACGAATCAAAGGCATGTGGTGATACcacattttttttacgcactagcaCGCGTAAGTACAAGCACAGTTCCTGAGCTCGATGTAGGTCTGCTCGAGGTACCAGGGAGTCATTAGGAGTAAGGAGACCTACCGTAGCTGTTGGCGTGCGTGACGGACGGAGGCACGAACCCAGCGTGGTTGGCCTGCTCGCTGTGGCAGTTGCTGAGCTCGATGTAGGTCTGCTCGAAGTTGCGCAGCTGCGTGGGCGTTATGGTCGCCGTTGTGCGGGTTGGGACCCCCGATTGGAGGCCTTCGAGATTAGCCAACTGGAAAAGAAAGAGAAGACTAGATAAGCAACGGATTTTGAGCATATTCTAGAAATTACACGGAATAACTTAGGGGTTATGTATCCCGTGAACGTATTAAGACACAGGTAGTAAAAATACCTACAAGACGCGGGCCGCAGAACTAATGACAGTCGATGTCTAGAAATGTAGACTACAGTGTAGAATAGTGACAGTACGCATCACCTGTGCCCTGTCACGTAGGCTTTGCTTATCCATTGGAAAAAGTAGGCAAAATTACGTGTATGACTCGATTACTGCACCTGACATACGTTGCAGTTTCAATATGTATTGTAGTCATTGTAGATTaataatttttacatttttattaattaaaagcaACATGTCTTACATGTCAGTAATAGGGGGGAACTATAGAAACACCACATAGACCAATTAATATGTGTTGTTGTACAGGATAACGCTTTCGTTTTCCTGGTCATCTGCAGGAAGTTTGTTTTATTAAACGAACAATATATATCCGTAATAGGTAGTAGTTAATTTATTTTGACTAGCGAGAATGTATCAAAAAACAAGGAATGAGGAAATATTCTCTTCCTAGAGTTTGGTTGGTATGGTTTCCCGTAACATAAATTTAGGTCAATTACAATATAGTTACTCGTACATGTACATCCTTCCCTAAGACTACACGTAGGGTTGCCATTCCGTCCATccatacatacctacctatgaGACTGTCATCGTACATATTCGAGCATCATAATCCCTACCTTTGTTTTTCTAGGCCACAAATCTCTGTTTAATTAGTTTGCACCAAAAGGATTGCAGCAAAACTTACGAACTAGTTATTAGCATCTACTCTCCTGCCCCCCTCCAGCAACGACACTCATTGTCCCATATATCAATGTCGGAAAGTTATGGTATTGGTAACCCTATAGATAACAAGTGCATTAAGTAAAAGTAAAGTACAGACTAGAGaaagcaaataattataaaataggtTTGTTTACTTAGATTGTTATAGTAATAGTGGCCTATATAAAGTGCAATTCGAAACTACTGTCCCCAATAACTGTGTCGTATTGTGAAATTATTAtacaatgtttatttattgttttacttGGCTGCAGTTGCTTCCACATTCCGATCTCAACGTGttattgtaacaaataacaataaacttaaacagatttatatattatcattttaaactatatgttattgtaGGTAGATATGATATACCTACGTATTTTAtatcaggggcccgtttctcgaaaggtacaagccttgtattacaagtgcgcaaactgtcaaatcgtatgggttgtcatggaaacacacatgtaatacaaggcttgtacctttcgaaaaACGGGCCCCAGCTCTTTTAGAACTCTCCTTTTATGATAGCTTCGACTTAACAGTTGTTATTTCGTTCGGTTGTTGTTTATGGTTTGGTAACTAGTGGCATCTTCATTTGTTCATGTTCATGGATTAAGTAATCATACATTGGATTATAATGACTAACAATTATACTGTCCGTGCCCAAATTCacatgtaaacattttttaatgtaattGTACAAAGATTCTATGATATAAATCGATTTCGTAATATTTTGAAATACACACTTACCTACGTCAAATAAATGAGACATTTCTCTTGTTTACTAAAAAGCTTATTAGCTATATAGCTAACCTAAATCTGTGGATGACAAATGCTTTAACCACATGGTTAAATATACACATGACCTATGCCTCAAAAACCATTACGGGGGCGATATAGAAAACATTCCTTCAATAATAGCGAGCTAAGTACTAGCGTTCATTAACTACGCTGAAAGCTGGCTATAAATCACTCCGCCAGATCTCTAGGTACGATAAACAAAACAATCGTTATACCGCTAAACTGTATAAATGGGCATCTTTTATTACTGGCCGTTAAATgattaataaaattgtacagTTTTTCAGGagtgaaataaaataacgaTCTTGCAGCTGTCACTGAGAACAAGGCACCATTGTTTAATCCAGAGTTTGGAGACAGGGTCGGAGATATACCTGTTGGCACCAGAGCTCGGTGGCCAATATGTTGGCAAACTCCAGTGGATCGATGTTCTGCATTTCGAGCACGTTATAATTAGAAAAGCTGCGCTTGCGTTTAAACTCGCGTTCGAGTCTGTTTCGTGTTCGTTAATCCGTACTCTGTGACTACTGAGCGTGGTTGTACCGTGTAGAGAGTGCGGGTCGTTCGTTCGTTGCGTCGCGCGCGCCGGCGGCCGCGGATTCTCGCGCGCTACTGATCGCGACGCCGACGAAGCCCGAAATCTTCGCCCACGAGCGACGTAGAATCACTTATTTATAGAACACTCCTCTAACTCCGGAAATATTTCGCGTCATTTCGCATTGCATGTGGCGGAGGCTAGTTATCTGAGGTAATGAACGCTGGAGAAGGGACCTGAACTACCAGAAGCTGCGATCTATCGTTCAACAGCTCACTAACCTAATTTAAGAGTTATATCTTATCAATACTACTGATGAAGCATATAGGTCTTGCCAACAGACCTTTTCAAGCAAGAACCTACTTGCTTGTCCGACCTACACAGATTGAATGGcaccttttttttgtttaactTCATCCTTGATCCCATTCCCTAAATTTCACTACAAATTTAGTCCACGTGTTatcaacaaacaaacaaactatCCTACAATTCGTCACCGTCCTATCAGCGACAAAGTAAAGGCAGGGTACTGAATCACGAAGTCGTGAGTGGGCCGGCCGGAGGCTCGGTCGGACCTTGCGGCAAGGCCGTCCTAACCAGTGGGCGAAGAAGCCACTTCGCCAATACCGCCTTATATGGACTAGCTATTAGACGTGTTAATCGTAGGGAAATTTCTAGAACTAATTAAGAGACCAGTAACTTCTAAAATGTAGAAATAAAAGCGCTGTCAACACTAGCAGCGGGCCTAGCACACTACCTTGATAAACTTTatcacgtcaggccgtccttttcgcactatttgtaagtgtgatagaGAAGAAAGGCACAGTCTAACAAACGAGAAAGAGTCATGACTTACGAGTAGGAATTCACACCATGATGTGAATGTGACCTCCTGTTGTCAAACATCAGTTTTCTGTGACAGTAACAATTCAGTTACCTAGAGTCAGTCCAagtcacagaacaccccactagaagcctaatgcaagcgatattgttcgagacgcaaatcaccaatccttgcggggtgaggcgggcgcgcacggtgctgccattggtcgtttcaaataatggcgcgcctttacgattagcagtagggatgggaatgggacatgtctattatagacaatggtaccggtaccagtactgtggtttttttttttgaaacaaattataatattataattaaattataataaggcctagttacccttcgggttggaaggtcagatggcagtcgctttcataaaactagtgcctacgcctaatcttgggattagtttccaaagcggaccccaggctcccatgagccgtggcgaaagccgatgccgggataacgcaaggaggatgatgattgtgatagcacctcaataaaattCATTCTGGtaactaataacctaaccacaaaattaaaattttgaaaaaacccccgaccgcgacatagtggaccgattttcatgaaacatggctaagaacactctcgactaactcagctttcaaacaaaaaaaactaaatcgaaatcggttcacccgttcgggagctacggtgccacagacagacacacacacagacaaacagccagacagacacgtcaaacttatagcaccccgtcgtttttgcgtcgggggttaataactaaactgttcatttttacttacgtttactaagttaaattaccaactaaatattctaaactaatcaatcaactaaataacactacagactctacagattctagataattattcacaattacaaatctgctttcttttatatttcataaaatggtagcacatggtacgaacggtagtacgaagttcccgcaacagacataaactaacatggccccatccctagtcgtttacgtgaaagggatagcatatcgcattgttaactaggtaaaaagggatggacgcgccgcggcgccgctcagtacaaccatattgaccagtataaatgaactccgcggataataaacaatattcaacaaaataattaatttgacttaactgtggaatgttattccatcttttttatatgtagaagtgttagaagacttgccacaccactttatgctgcaagagaccattgtttgcaaccaaatttgattatttaagattttttcccgagcggacacgaacactgttagcgggtcgtatacttgggcgctactgatcggtgtcgcacgcgttcaaacttttataaacctgatttgtcgtatgcttggtgaccgcgagtcgccctgtaagggccgtcttgttgtattggtctgtggtCCAAGTTGACGCCGACTTtgatcaaagaatataatactcactagatTTTGGTACTACAGCACAAGACTTTCTTTAAACGTCACTTAACACGTTCAATGTCTGCCTTATCATTATCAAAATCGCAGTCAGTCTTGGTCTGACTATATGTGTTCTACTCGTATGCTGCTATATTCACAAGTACAACATAACACACGCGACTTGACATGTCTTTATTATTACATGTCTCTATCAGCCGGTTAACTTGTTAAAACTTGATTAAAGTTTTATGGAGACAAAGCGGTCCGGAAGGCAGCCGGCGGACAATTACATCAATTGCTCAAATGAAATTCGTCTCAACTCAACTGGCCACCACGTGGTTAATTGGTTACGGTGCATACTTAGCGAATAACTTTATGTaatacagcgtgcgtagccgaatgcacaaacgctcacgaaactaaacgctcgtagatatctatcgctcgcgacagagccagactacctttctgcggcgtttcgttttcgtttcgcgtcgtagaaatgccattcggctacggggcctggtgctGTAATAGGCTGGCTAAATGTTACGTGCATTGGATTATCCttagttaggtaggtacatatacttacacgcttttcttgaaggtcgtgGCAGTTCAGAATCGCGGGCTACAGATTTTTCTACAGTTTACAAGTACAGCAGCAGTTTTCTTTATACAAGTTTATTAGGTTTATTAGATGTTTCTTGCTTTGGACTGGTCAAGTGGTCATACGTTATCCTTTTCAATGGGCGAGGCATGGTAAAAATAGTAGCTCAGTATAACTTTATATCCAAATTGTAAATAATTGCAGGTGAGTTAAAAACTCCCCGAACATCCCGATTCCTTAGATCTTCAATAACAGCttgataaaaacaaaataatatccTCCCAGCATAAGTCTTGGGAAATAGCCCAGAATAGGATTTGATTTTGATCCAGTGTATTTCAGCTCTACAGAGGTAGATCCTTTTGACGTGTTTCTTTAGCAACTACCTACTTACTAACGAACATCATTTCGTAATCACTAAGTAGAATACACCGCCTAATTGTATAAACTTGTTGGTTTCTTGTTAATTGTAACAAAACATCTGCCAAGTGTTCTGCAAGTACATCGATAACAAAGTGCAATGGTCGGTACGGGGAAACGAAGATAGTTCTATTTATTACATGGTGTTGCTGTTGACATCATATACTACGTTTTTACTGGGCTTTATGTCCGGTTCGTCATCGGAAAAGGTGAAACAACTTATCATCATGTGTCTAGTATGTTATTTAGAACAATTATGTTGTGTTGTGCTAGGCTCTAGCTTTTATATCATTGCTTGTTAATAATTAAAACCTTTTAACATCGTTTCCCTCTTTATTTTCTCAGAAAATCTTTTCTTGGAAGAGATCTTCTTAAAGATAATGTtgtgtattaattttaagttctTACCTTACATAATTCAGGCTGTGAGTTATCTGATAGGTTATTTGATATATTTATTGCATCCACGGTCTTATGAAGGTGGTCTTAAAAAGTACACTCATGGACTCTAGTAGCAGAACCTAGGACGCGCCACGGCCGTACACAGGCAATAACCATAAGATGTCAGCAAGTTCATTATGGTAAGCATGGTAACGTTTCGAGTACGAGTAACCGACCGCTACCCCGCCGTGAGATCACCTCTATAACTAGTAATGACGTCACATCGGTACTCGAACTCGACACTTGCGAAGGGCaatggtttcatgtgttctttTTGCTTAGCGAGTCCGCTTAGCTGCTTAGCTACTGCGAAAGTGCGAACCAATTCATTAGTTAGTTCTACTGATTGCTTATCTCGCTCTAATATACGGCGGTAGACAAAGGTAACGACATGTCGACGCTCAAAGTAGGCTCTTAGTAACCTCGACAACCATAATGATTGATGATTGTTATCGATGGCGAgaactgattttttttcttcgGTAAGCGTTTTGAAGAACGTTCTGGCTCGTGATAACTCCCACGGCTGATATGTTTAACACGGAGGAAAACTTTAAATGGTTGGCTAAGTAGTTACAATAGTTAGATAAGATATGAGTGGAATACTTAAGGATGAGGGTCACTGGCGTGGGCTAGGCGATTGATGGTTTAGATTTGTGAAATAAGGCATCTAACATTCAAAGAATGTGACTAAATAAGTAACGGTAGAGTTTTCATTGACCATCTATGGTATTTTGGACAAATTTACCATCCGATTTAATAAGATTTACGATCAAAACATAccatatttttttactaaagaAGTGAAGCTTTTTATTACTTGGTCAAATTGATAGAACAAGGCTAATAATCGGACTTTAAGCTTAGAAGTCAACACCATACGCCCACATAATTCAGGATTAATTTAATACCGATTTTTAATGCTTCTTGTACTAAAGGCATGTCTCTGACTTTCCGCACTATGTTATGTAACATTATTGCAgtaaatagtataaataaattaaaggcACGTGTTTCAAAAGCGTCACACTGTTGCCAAAACACAAAATACATTTAGCAATTGTAGCCAGAGATAAGGTGCCGTTATCCGCACGTGTGCCCGCCCACGCACACAAAGCCTATGGTTATCTATCCGCTTGTTATACGTAAATACTAGCAACAGACTAGTTTTAATACTAGCATGCAACTTCTATACATTTGTacgcaaaattaaaatgtatgaTTTACATGCATAAACTTCTGATAAAAAGGTACttacattattttaatttcaCATCGTCCACCAAATCCTTATCGTCCTTCAAATCTGGAGTGAACAGGcagcctttggctagtctgtggcccatttttaatttaaaaaaaaaacacccgaCCACCACTAAGAAATAAGGAAACATAAGTAGCCTGACCGGTGTTACTAAGACACTTAGGCAGAGAAAAGAAAGACATTGGGAGAAAAAGGAAAATCTACTAAAACAGGTTAAG
Encoded proteins:
- the LOC125232951 gene encoding LOW QUALITY PROTEIN: transcription factor kayak (The sequence of the model RefSeq protein was modified relative to this genomic sequence to represent the inferred CDS: inserted 1 base in 1 codon) — translated: MQNIDPLEFANILATELWCQQLANLEGLQSGVPTRTTATITPTQLRNFEQTYIELSNCHSEQANHAGFVPPSVTHANSYGILNPGGYCDAGPTTALHVSPGPLSASGDSSCSPGPAPKRRNMGGRRPTKAPQDISPEEEERRKVRRERNKMAAARCRKRRLDHTNELQDETDKLEEKKHALQEEIRKLNADKDQLQTILQTHLRTCKLARRAPSPPDVKPFEEYPYIEEGVRVKEEVIDPAHDPTLALDNDVMFTSPTPDKRIMLSAASMPAXGHTLDTPPVPARPSRPNFLQVPPFLTPAQIHNNKAIANNKIAGIEISTPSNGIPFNFDSLMEGGTGLTPVHPHPIHLAHPSHPSHPSHPSHPCAQQQRVAPDVTSPDHGSLVSL